One window from the genome of Clarias gariepinus isolate MV-2021 ecotype Netherlands chromosome 15, CGAR_prim_01v2, whole genome shotgun sequence encodes:
- the nrtn gene encoding neurturin: protein MKLWKCVAIVLMLCGAALSVLLSRMLISSKAHGLPHFEHSSSLLSSPSSASSMSSNHSSPGTRGKLRRVRSANEDNSVISEFMHIFQSFTEGELKQIIRTLVKRKAQRDAKLGKRTKRAKKGTKPCSLTDKEVTVSQLGLGYVSDEVILFRYCSGKCVASRRNYDLALAKLKGQRLLTRESTDRARHSPCCRPTEYEEITFLDNHSQYHTIYEVSALKCACV, encoded by the exons ATGAAGTTATGGAAGTGTGTCGCCATCGTCTTGATGCTCTGTGGTGCTGCACTCTCCGTCTTACTCTCTAGGATGCTGATTTCCTCCAAAGCACATGGTCTTCCTCATTTTGAGCATTCATCTTCTTTATTATCCTCAccatcatcagcatcatcaaTGTCTTCAAATCACTCCTCACCTGGGACCAGGGGAAAGTTGCGGAGGGTCAGGTCAGCAAATGAGGACAACTCTGTCATCTCTGAAT TCATGCACATATTCCAGAGTTTCACGGAAGGCGAGTTGAAGCAGATCATCCGCACATTGGTGAAGAGGAAGGCCCAAAGGGATGCTAAACTGGGCAAAAGAACTAAGCGGGCTAAAAAGGGTACCAAGCCATGTTCACTGACAGACAAGGAGGTGACAGTAAGCCAACTCGGCCTGGGCTACGTCAGTGATGAAGTTATCCTTTTCCGGTACTGCAGTGGCAAATGCGTGGCCAGCCGTCGCAACTATGACTTGGCACTGGCAAAGCTGAAGGGGCAGCGTTTGTTGACCAGAGAGAGCACGGACAGGGCTCGGCACAGCCCGTGCTGCCGGCCAACGGAATATGAAGAGATTACCTTCCTGGACAACCACAGTCAGTACCACACCATCTATGAGGTTTCTGCTCTGAAGTGTGCTTGTGTATGA